One stretch of Lacimicrobium alkaliphilum DNA includes these proteins:
- a CDS encoding SDR family NAD(P)-dependent oxidoreductase, which translates to MMPGQYADLKNKHAFITGGGSGIGATMVEAFLEQGCQVTFVDNQADTAQSLLDRLPPEHAQRCHFKPCDVTQVEQLQELITEAAAQHNGLHILINNAASDSRHRLQELTPQQWDLLQSVNLRPHFFTAQAALPWLKQKGGSIINMGSNSALLGLTGYPAYVAAKSAIIGLSKTLARELGTDAIRVNCLLPGWVMTDRQKNLWATEEAVNDCLEQQAIKSTISEQDVAAAALFLASDASRMISGQSLIVDGGRA; encoded by the coding sequence ATGATGCCCGGACAATACGCCGACCTAAAAAACAAACATGCCTTTATTACCGGTGGTGGTTCAGGCATTGGTGCAACCATGGTCGAAGCTTTTCTGGAGCAGGGATGTCAGGTGACCTTTGTAGACAATCAGGCCGATACCGCGCAATCCCTCCTTGACCGTTTACCACCTGAACATGCACAACGCTGTCACTTCAAACCTTGTGACGTGACTCAGGTAGAGCAGTTGCAAGAGTTGATCACTGAAGCGGCAGCGCAGCACAACGGTCTGCATATACTGATCAATAATGCCGCTTCAGACAGCCGTCACCGCCTGCAGGAACTGACGCCACAGCAATGGGATCTATTGCAATCCGTGAACCTCAGACCACACTTTTTTACCGCCCAGGCTGCGTTACCCTGGCTTAAGCAAAAAGGTGGCAGCATTATCAATATGGGCTCCAATTCTGCACTGTTGGGTCTGACCGGTTACCCGGCCTACGTTGCCGCCAAGTCGGCGATTATCGGGCTAAGTAAAACCCTCGCTCGCGAGCTGGGTACAGACGCCATTCGGGTCAACTGCCTGCTCCCCGGCTGGGTGATGACCGACCGTCAGAAAAACCTGTGGGCAACAGAGGAAGCCGTTAATGACTGTCTGGAACAACAGGCCATCAAATCAACCATCAGCGAGCAGGACGTCGCGGCCGCTGCTCTGTTTTTAGCCTCTGATGCCTCTCGCATGATCAGTGGTCAGAGCCTGATTGTAGATGGTGGGCGGGCCTGA
- a CDS encoding FadR/GntR family transcriptional regulator — protein MLQQTANNNLTHQLVRELGKAIICGDFSVGQGLPTEAEICTKYDISRTATREAVKMLAAKGLITSRPRKGITVQSHEHWNLFDPDVLDWILNTVPSLERLRDFLQLRLAIEPEAASLAAKNAEPQDLSDIEDALNRMKAAEDGWGDSLQADIDFHSAILRASKNPFFVQLRSFIETALRVSIRFTNKLKGVETASYVEHRKIFDAIAAGNRELAHKTSYIMEAEALQLIESRLES, from the coding sequence ATGTTACAGCAAACTGCCAATAACAATCTGACTCACCAGCTTGTCCGTGAGCTTGGCAAGGCCATTATTTGCGGAGACTTTTCTGTCGGGCAGGGCTTACCCACTGAAGCCGAAATCTGTACAAAATATGATATCAGCCGCACTGCTACCCGGGAGGCCGTGAAGATGCTTGCAGCCAAAGGGCTGATTACGTCCCGGCCCCGCAAGGGTATAACGGTACAAAGCCACGAACACTGGAATCTGTTTGATCCGGACGTACTGGACTGGATTCTGAACACGGTGCCCAGCCTGGAGAGATTGAGAGACTTCCTGCAATTGCGCTTAGCGATTGAGCCAGAAGCGGCCTCGCTGGCCGCCAAAAATGCCGAGCCGCAGGATCTTTCTGACATAGAAGATGCCCTGAACAGAATGAAAGCCGCTGAGGACGGATGGGGAGACTCATTACAGGCTGACATCGACTTTCACTCCGCCATCCTCAGAGCCAGTAAAAACCCGTTTTTTGTTCAACTGCGCAGCTTTATCGAGACAGCATTACGCGTAAGCATACGCTTTACCAACAAACTCAAAGGGGTTGAGACCGCCAGCTATGTTGAACACCGTAAGATTTTCGATGCCATCGCAGCCGGTAACAGAGAGTTGGCTCATAAAACCTCTTACATTATGGAAGCGGAAGCGCTGCAATTAATCGAGAGTCGCCTGGAAAGCTGA
- a CDS encoding SMP-30/gluconolactonase/LRE family protein: MTTKELAPLKVLPVANTLGESVLYDDNTDCIWWTDIKGRELFCYSLGTDKLLRWQPPAGIASLGLTTVPGWLIVAFIDSIALYHPERGEIRTLAQPERELPGNRFNDGRVDRQGRFWVGSMTENAALNPPQSNASLYRVDPNGKVTQTLNGLQISNGLSWSPCSQWLYHADSPMGEITRFVFDHANGHISTGQVWAQTPQGSSPDGATVDAQGGLWSAHWGGHCVVRYTPQGLEDFRITLPVSQPTCVALGGHNASLLFVTSARDGLTDKQKQAQPQAGNLFIFRVGQTGLPEPRYQAENLLFS, encoded by the coding sequence ATGACGACAAAAGAATTAGCCCCGCTCAAGGTACTTCCTGTGGCCAATACTCTGGGGGAAAGTGTGCTCTATGATGACAACACAGATTGCATTTGGTGGACAGATATTAAGGGCAGGGAGCTGTTTTGTTACAGCCTGGGCACGGATAAGCTGCTCCGCTGGCAACCGCCTGCCGGGATTGCCAGCCTCGGTCTGACCACAGTGCCCGGCTGGCTGATCGTTGCCTTTATCGACAGCATCGCCCTGTACCATCCTGAGCGCGGTGAAATCAGGACACTGGCGCAACCGGAGCGCGAGCTGCCGGGCAATCGCTTTAATGATGGCCGGGTCGATCGCCAGGGGCGTTTCTGGGTCGGTTCAATGACAGAGAACGCCGCGCTCAACCCACCCCAAAGCAACGCCAGCCTCTATCGGGTCGATCCCAATGGCAAGGTTACACAAACACTCAATGGGCTGCAGATATCCAATGGACTGAGCTGGAGCCCCTGCAGCCAGTGGCTATATCATGCAGATTCGCCCATGGGTGAGATCACACGTTTTGTTTTTGACCACGCTAACGGACATATTAGTACAGGGCAGGTCTGGGCACAGACACCACAGGGCAGTTCTCCCGATGGTGCCACTGTCGATGCACAAGGTGGTCTGTGGAGCGCCCATTGGGGCGGACACTGTGTGGTACGGTATACGCCACAAGGGCTGGAGGACTTCAGAATTACGCTGCCAGTCAGCCAGCCCACTTGTGTGGCCCTTGGTGGCCATAACGCATCGTTACTATTTGTCACCAGCGCCCGGGACGGCCTGACGGATAAACAAAAACAGGCACAACCGCAGGCGGGAAATCTTTTTATTTTCAGAGTCGGGCAAACAGGCCTGCCGGAGCCAAGATATCAGGCCGAAAACCTGTTGTTTTCTTAA
- a CDS encoding sodium/sugar symporter: protein MSSLSNTDIILFSIYVVALVTIALWVSREKAGHQKNTQDYFLAGNSLPWWAIGASLIAANISAEQIIGMSGSGYAIGLAIASYEWMAALTLIIVGKYFLPIFLKHRIYTMPQFLEQRYGHEVRLVLAIFWLGVYVFVNLTSILWLGALAINTITGIDMQTGLVFLALLSLTYSLYGGLKAVAYTDIIQVVVLVSGGMMLTYLSLDMLGNGGGMLAGFSILLDQAPEKFDMILSPDNEHYMSLPGISVLIGGMWIMNLSYWGFNQYIIQRTLAAKSLGEAQKGIVFAAFLKLLMPLIVVVPGIAAFVINSDLEPADKAYPMLLNMMPEGIKGFVFAALVAAIVSSLGSMANSISTIFTMDIYRYYKPEKSEKHYLATGRIASISAMILAVLCARPLLGQLDQAFQYIQEFTGFFTPGIVVLFLLGMFWKHTTPKGAMAAAIGSAVFSLALKLVFPELPFIDRVGVVFLACLILAVLVSRVTPANTRSSAPLLKDVNFATSGSYNLAAIGVIAILAALYLTWW, encoded by the coding sequence ATGTCGTCTTTATCCAACACCGATATCATCTTATTCAGCATCTATGTCGTTGCTCTGGTAACGATCGCCCTGTGGGTGTCCAGAGAAAAGGCAGGACATCAGAAAAATACCCAGGATTATTTTCTGGCCGGGAATAGCCTGCCCTGGTGGGCGATTGGTGCGTCACTGATTGCCGCCAATATCTCCGCCGAACAGATTATTGGCATGTCAGGATCGGGCTACGCCATTGGTCTGGCGATCGCCTCGTATGAATGGATGGCGGCACTGACCCTGATTATCGTCGGTAAGTACTTTCTGCCGATCTTTCTCAAGCATCGTATCTACACGATGCCGCAGTTTCTGGAGCAGCGCTACGGCCATGAAGTCCGCCTGGTATTAGCCATTTTCTGGCTCGGTGTGTATGTATTTGTCAATCTGACTTCAATCCTGTGGCTGGGTGCTCTGGCAATTAACACCATCACCGGCATCGATATGCAGACAGGCCTGGTATTTCTGGCCCTGCTGTCACTCACATACTCCCTTTATGGCGGACTGAAGGCCGTTGCCTACACAGATATTATCCAGGTGGTGGTGCTGGTCAGCGGCGGCATGATGCTGACCTACCTTTCTCTGGATATGCTCGGCAATGGCGGGGGCATGTTGGCCGGCTTCTCAATCCTGCTGGATCAGGCGCCGGAAAAATTCGATATGATCCTAAGCCCCGATAACGAACATTACATGAGTTTGCCCGGCATCTCGGTGTTAATTGGTGGTATGTGGATTATGAATCTCTCTTACTGGGGCTTTAACCAGTATATTATTCAGCGCACGCTTGCCGCAAAAAGCCTGGGAGAAGCTCAGAAAGGCATAGTGTTTGCGGCGTTTCTGAAATTGCTGATGCCACTGATCGTGGTCGTACCGGGTATTGCTGCCTTTGTCATCAACTCAGATCTGGAACCGGCTGACAAGGCCTATCCGATGTTACTGAATATGATGCCTGAGGGAATCAAAGGCTTTGTATTTGCGGCCTTGGTAGCAGCCATTGTGTCCTCATTGGGTTCCATGGCAAACAGTATTTCAACCATCTTTACCATGGATATTTATCGCTATTACAAGCCCGAAAAGAGCGAAAAGCATTACCTCGCCACCGGCAGGATCGCCAGTATATCAGCCATGATACTGGCCGTATTATGTGCCAGACCGCTGCTCGGCCAGCTCGATCAGGCATTTCAGTATATTCAGGAATTCACCGGCTTTTTCACTCCGGGCATTGTGGTGCTGTTTCTGCTCGGCATGTTCTGGAAACATACCACTCCCAAAGGCGCAATGGCGGCAGCGATTGGTTCAGCGGTCTTCTCTTTAGCGCTGAAACTGGTTTTCCCTGAGCTGCCCTTTATTGACAGAGTTGGGGTGGTGTTTCTTGCCTGTCTGATTCTGGCGGTGCTGGTATCCAGAGTGACACCGGCGAATACCCGCTCATCGGCGCCCTTGTTAAAAGACGTCAACTTTGCCACCTCCGGCTCCTATAATCTGGCTGCAATAGGGGTAATCGCGATACTGGCCGCCCTCTATCTGACCTGGTGGTAG
- a CDS encoding glycoside hydrolase family 2 TIM barrel-domain containing protein: MSIRLGFFVLCFISSSSIADGRAPWEDHQVFAINKEDPRSSSFSYASEAEALVDDYSGSNRYLSLNGLWKFDWQRRFADAPQYFQQPGFDASAWGQIRVPGNWEVEGYGYPIYLDERYPFDSTWPDVPQEYNPIGSYRKTFALPEHWHNKQVFLHVGAARSSLEVWVNGRSVGFSQGAKTPAEFDLTPYLKAGENLIAMQIRRWTDASYLESQDMLRMSGIERDVYLYATPKQRIFDFHARPQLNKALNKGTLNLDLELRNYTTSADQKVSVQARLLDPRNGMQPIFEQQKNLSLKAAGKQVVSFQRSLEKPRLWSAETPELYTLVLNLYDGNGALLESLRDEIGFRRIEIEGGQLKVNGQAIRIRGVNRHETSPDWGHVVTRESMLQDIRLMKAHNINAVRSSHYPNDPYWYDLTDKYGLYVVDEANIESHPLAINEQTQLGNEKSWLPAHIERTRRMFERDKNHPSIIIWSLGNEAGKGKIFEATYRWLKEADGSRPVQYEPAGTADYTDIFAPMYPSIERLAEYASQHNDRPGIMIEYAHAMGNSVGNLQDYWDLIEQEKVLQGGFIWDWVDQSLRYTNEHGQSYWAYGKDFHPDLPSDGNFLNNGLVNPDRQPHPHLYEVKKVYQPIKFSAVDAASGEFEIHNTFSFSDLSAYDLSWHIEADGEVLFEGQQAMPAIAQESKKRVRLRLPELPSTSAKEYFITLRALLRHPQPLLEAGHEVAFEQFRLPVAQQPVLIKESGSPLVLTHQQQDLHLANDMFSVVIDGKTGLLSSYRYEGKELLKSPLTPNFWRAPTDNDLGNGMPEWAAIWRDAGRNLSLTKLDTFRKGTGFQVSATFDSEDFDGQYRLDYLISSSGRVQVSSELVLAEGQQLPKMPKFGMQLVIPGDYPYISWFGRGPHESYADRQHSAPIGHYKRHVTEQIHAYIRPQENGNKTDVRWLAARDAQGNGLLAVGETPLSASAWPYLQEDIDFFAGDSETSASGLVPVTSKHAVDVPVRDLITLNLDHRQMGVGGDTSWGRPVHDKYSVPAQSYQYRFTLIPLSGGEDPAQLARTRTTQEAGRDWG; the protein is encoded by the coding sequence GTGAGTATTCGGCTTGGTTTCTTCGTTCTCTGTTTTATCAGTTCTTCCAGCATAGCCGATGGCCGTGCCCCGTGGGAAGATCATCAGGTGTTCGCCATCAATAAAGAGGATCCCCGTTCCAGCTCGTTTTCCTATGCATCAGAGGCCGAAGCCCTGGTTGATGACTACAGCGGCAGTAACAGATACCTGTCTCTGAATGGATTGTGGAAGTTTGACTGGCAGCGGCGCTTTGCCGATGCGCCGCAGTATTTTCAGCAGCCAGGTTTCGATGCCAGCGCCTGGGGGCAAATCAGAGTACCGGGTAACTGGGAAGTGGAAGGCTATGGCTACCCTATTTATCTGGATGAACGCTACCCTTTTGACAGCACCTGGCCAGACGTACCACAAGAATACAATCCTATCGGTTCATACCGTAAAACCTTCGCACTGCCGGAGCACTGGCATAACAAGCAGGTGTTTTTACATGTGGGTGCGGCACGATCATCGCTGGAAGTCTGGGTCAATGGCCGCAGTGTGGGCTTCAGCCAGGGTGCCAAAACGCCGGCGGAGTTCGATCTGACTCCCTATCTTAAAGCTGGTGAGAATCTGATTGCCATGCAAATCAGGCGCTGGACCGATGCCAGTTATCTGGAAAGTCAGGACATGCTGCGGATGTCGGGGATCGAGCGCGACGTATATTTGTATGCCACACCTAAGCAGCGCATCTTTGATTTTCATGCCCGACCACAGCTCAACAAAGCCCTCAACAAGGGTACACTGAACCTGGATCTCGAATTGCGCAATTATACTACCAGTGCAGACCAGAAGGTGAGTGTACAGGCCCGCTTACTGGATCCGCGCAACGGCATGCAGCCGATATTCGAGCAACAGAAAAACCTCAGTCTTAAGGCTGCCGGCAAGCAAGTGGTCAGTTTTCAGCGCAGTCTGGAGAAACCTCGCTTGTGGAGCGCCGAAACGCCCGAACTGTATACCTTAGTACTGAACCTGTATGACGGTAACGGCGCTTTACTGGAGAGCCTGCGCGATGAAATCGGTTTTCGGCGCATTGAGATTGAAGGAGGCCAGCTTAAGGTTAATGGTCAGGCCATCCGTATTCGCGGGGTCAACCGCCATGAAACATCGCCTGACTGGGGCCATGTGGTGACCCGTGAGTCCATGTTGCAGGATATCCGGCTGATGAAGGCGCACAATATTAATGCGGTGCGCTCCAGTCACTATCCCAATGATCCCTATTGGTACGATCTGACCGACAAATATGGCCTGTATGTAGTGGATGAGGCCAATATTGAATCTCATCCTCTGGCGATCAACGAGCAGACGCAACTGGGTAATGAAAAGAGCTGGCTGCCTGCGCATATTGAGCGCACCCGGCGCATGTTTGAGCGGGACAAAAACCACCCCTCGATCATTATCTGGTCATTAGGCAATGAAGCGGGTAAAGGGAAAATCTTTGAAGCCACTTACCGCTGGCTCAAAGAAGCAGACGGCAGTCGTCCGGTGCAGTATGAACCCGCAGGCACGGCCGACTATACAGACATTTTCGCGCCCATGTACCCAAGCATCGAGCGTCTGGCCGAATATGCCAGTCAACATAATGATCGCCCGGGTATTATGATCGAATATGCCCATGCTATGGGCAACTCGGTGGGCAACCTGCAGGATTACTGGGATCTGATCGAGCAGGAGAAGGTGCTGCAGGGCGGCTTTATCTGGGACTGGGTTGATCAATCACTCAGATATACCAATGAGCATGGTCAGTCTTACTGGGCCTATGGAAAGGATTTTCATCCGGATTTGCCCAGCGACGGTAATTTTCTCAACAACGGTCTGGTGAATCCGGATCGGCAGCCCCATCCGCATTTATATGAAGTGAAAAAGGTCTATCAACCGATCAAATTCAGCGCTGTAGACGCAGCCAGTGGCGAGTTTGAAATCCATAACACCTTCAGCTTCAGTGACCTGTCAGCCTATGATCTGAGCTGGCACATAGAAGCGGACGGCGAAGTGCTCTTTGAGGGGCAACAAGCGATGCCAGCGATAGCCCAAGAGAGTAAAAAACGGGTGCGTCTGAGATTACCGGAGCTACCTTCAACCAGTGCTAAAGAATATTTCATCACCCTTCGAGCGCTGTTACGCCACCCTCAGCCATTGCTCGAGGCCGGCCATGAGGTAGCGTTTGAGCAATTCCGGTTGCCCGTTGCTCAACAGCCTGTACTGATTAAAGAATCAGGCAGTCCGCTGGTGTTGACGCACCAACAGCAGGATCTGCACCTGGCCAATGATATGTTCAGTGTGGTCATTGACGGCAAAACAGGCTTGTTATCCAGCTATCGATATGAAGGCAAGGAGCTGCTGAAGTCGCCACTGACTCCTAATTTCTGGCGCGCACCTACTGATAATGACCTGGGCAATGGCATGCCTGAATGGGCCGCAATATGGCGAGATGCGGGCCGCAACCTTAGCCTGACTAAGCTTGATACGTTCCGCAAGGGGACGGGGTTTCAGGTCAGCGCCACTTTTGATAGTGAGGATTTCGATGGCCAGTACCGGCTCGATTATCTGATTTCTTCCTCTGGCCGTGTCCAGGTAAGCAGCGAACTGGTGTTGGCAGAGGGACAGCAACTGCCAAAAATGCCCAAGTTTGGCATGCAACTGGTGATCCCAGGTGATTATCCGTATATCAGCTGGTTTGGCAGAGGGCCCCATGAGAGTTATGCGGATCGCCAGCACTCTGCGCCAATAGGGCACTATAAGCGTCATGTCACCGAGCAGATACATGCTTATATTCGCCCTCAGGAAAACGGTAATAAAACCGACGTAAGATGGCTAGCAGCGCGGGATGCACAGGGAAATGGGCTGCTCGCTGTGGGTGAGACACCTTTATCCGCCAGCGCCTGGCCTTATCTGCAAGAGGATATTGATTTCTTCGCCGGTGACAGTGAAACCTCTGCCTCGGGTCTGGTGCCCGTAACCAGCAAACATGCTGTTGATGTGCCGGTGCGCGATCTGATTACGCTGAATCTGGATCACCGGCAAATGGGCGTGGGTGGCGACACGTCATGGGGGCGGCCGGTACATGATAAATATTCCGTACCAGCGCAAAGCTATCAATACCGTTTTACCCTGATCCCCTTATCTGGCGGGGAGGACCCTGCACAGCTGGCACGCACCCGAACCACACAGGAGGCAGGCCGTGACTGGGGTTGA
- a CDS encoding aminotransferase class III-fold pyridoxal phosphate-dependent enzyme: MTGVELADTLASHYGLTGVLKKLPGYEDQNYLLSTDTRRYVVKVSTEAALYLDLQNQAMTHLFEQNLAVPQVIKNQDGGMLSAVPSENGPDSWLRVLTYLEGSFYADITASQPRPALWQDLGRFLGTLDMALEDFRHPGACRRLDWDLAQGHEVCQRKIGYLSASQQRQIRPFLQAYQQWVIPRLGELPRGVIHNDANDYNLLVNNAENPQAISGLIDFGDMLESHLVNELAIACAYAILDQDDIGAVILAVVRGYHSQRPLTAAEADCLFYLIGLRLCVSVCNSARAIQEQPDNQYLLISARPAWSALEKLGRIGAFGMQCRIRQVCGFDAQTGHDKASIQSMRKQHFSRTLSLSYREPLKIVRGQGAYLFDEHGRDYLDMVNNVCHVGHCHPYVVAAAQRQMASLNTNTRYLHDNLVDYGQRLLATFPEPLSVCFFVNSGSEANELAFRLARCATGRRDLLVVDGAYHGNTNACIEASSYKFDGPGGEGAASHVHKVPLPYPYRGRYQGDHTASAYAQDLNRVVEDLEWRNTLPGAFICESLQGVAGQIVMPEGYLQQVYTTVRDAGAVCIADEVQVGFGRVGQSMWGFQTQQVVPDIVTLGKPIGNGHPMAAVVTTPAIADAFVTGMEYFNTFGGNPVSCAIGMAVLEVLEQEQLVASAQKTGDYLKQHLAALAKEYACIGDIRGLGLFLGVELVTDPQARTPATEQTAWLIEFFKSHRILLSSEGPDANVLKIKPPMVFGQREADRFLDIFNQGLATMPALAN; encoded by the coding sequence GTGACTGGGGTTGAGTTAGCCGATACGCTTGCGAGCCACTACGGCTTAACCGGAGTGCTGAAAAAACTGCCCGGCTATGAGGATCAGAACTATCTGCTGAGCACTGACACCCGTCGCTATGTCGTTAAAGTATCGACAGAAGCCGCGCTATATCTGGATTTACAGAATCAGGCGATGACTCATCTTTTTGAGCAGAACCTTGCGGTGCCACAGGTGATAAAAAACCAGGATGGCGGGATGCTCAGCGCTGTGCCCTCAGAAAACGGCCCCGATAGCTGGTTAAGGGTACTGACCTACCTGGAGGGGAGCTTTTATGCTGATATAACGGCATCGCAGCCCCGCCCGGCCCTTTGGCAGGATTTGGGGCGTTTTTTGGGTACCCTGGATATGGCCTTAGAGGACTTCCGGCACCCGGGAGCGTGCCGACGACTGGACTGGGATCTTGCACAGGGCCATGAAGTTTGCCAGCGCAAGATAGGGTATTTATCCGCTTCTCAGCAACGGCAGATCAGGCCTTTTCTGCAAGCTTATCAACAGTGGGTGATCCCCAGGCTGGGAGAACTGCCCAGGGGGGTGATCCACAATGATGCCAATGACTACAATCTGCTGGTTAACAACGCCGAAAATCCTCAGGCTATAAGCGGACTGATCGATTTTGGCGATATGCTTGAAAGTCATCTGGTCAACGAGCTGGCGATTGCCTGTGCCTATGCAATATTGGATCAGGACGATATCGGCGCTGTGATTCTCGCGGTGGTGCGCGGCTATCACAGCCAGCGTCCGTTAACGGCAGCCGAAGCCGACTGTTTGTTTTATCTGATTGGTCTGAGGCTGTGCGTGAGTGTGTGTAACTCGGCCAGGGCCATTCAGGAACAGCCAGACAATCAGTATTTGCTGATATCTGCACGCCCGGCCTGGAGCGCGCTTGAAAAACTTGGCCGGATTGGTGCGTTTGGCATGCAATGCAGAATCAGGCAAGTTTGCGGCTTTGATGCACAGACCGGGCATGATAAAGCCTCCATACAGTCTATGCGCAAGCAACACTTCAGCAGAACCCTCAGTCTGAGCTATCGCGAACCGCTGAAAATTGTCAGGGGCCAGGGAGCTTATCTGTTTGATGAGCACGGCCGGGATTATCTGGATATGGTCAATAATGTCTGTCATGTGGGGCACTGCCACCCCTATGTGGTCGCTGCGGCGCAGCGGCAAATGGCCAGCTTGAATACTAATACCCGCTATCTGCACGATAACCTGGTCGACTACGGTCAGCGCTTGCTGGCAACGTTTCCCGAGCCGTTGTCCGTCTGTTTCTTTGTTAACTCCGGCAGTGAGGCTAACGAACTGGCATTTCGTCTGGCCCGCTGTGCTACCGGACGGCGCGATTTACTGGTCGTTGACGGTGCCTATCATGGCAACACCAATGCCTGTATCGAGGCCAGTTCCTACAAGTTCGACGGGCCTGGCGGTGAAGGCGCAGCTTCTCATGTACACAAAGTGCCTTTGCCCTATCCCTATCGGGGGCGGTATCAGGGAGACCACACGGCCTCTGCCTATGCTCAGGATCTCAATCGCGTGGTAGAGGATCTGGAATGGCGAAACACCCTGCCCGGTGCCTTTATCTGTGAATCTCTGCAGGGCGTGGCCGGTCAGATTGTGATGCCTGAAGGATATCTGCAGCAGGTTTACACCACGGTGCGCGATGCCGGTGCTGTATGCATAGCCGACGAGGTACAGGTGGGTTTTGGCCGGGTAGGGCAGAGCATGTGGGGGTTTCAGACCCAACAGGTGGTACCCGATATTGTCACCCTGGGTAAACCCATAGGGAACGGTCATCCCATGGCCGCAGTGGTAACAACCCCGGCCATTGCCGATGCGTTTGTTACCGGGATGGAATATTTCAATACCTTTGGCGGCAATCCGGTGTCCTGTGCGATTGGCATGGCGGTGCTGGAGGTGTTGGAGCAGGAACAACTGGTCGCCAGTGCCCAGAAAACCGGCGACTATCTCAAGCAGCATCTTGCGGCGCTGGCGAAGGAATATGCCTGTATCGGTGATATTCGTGGTTTGGGTTTGTTTCTGGGGGTAGAACTGGTAACCGATCCACAGGCCAGAACTCCGGCCACCGAACAAACCGCCTGGCTAATCGAATTCTTTAAATCTCATCGTATTTTGCTCTCCAGTGAAGGCCCGGATGCCAATGTGCTTAAGATTAAGCCGCCCATGGTCTTTGGCCAGCGCGAAGCCGATCGCTTCCTGGATATTTTTAATCAGGGGCTGGCAACGATGCCGGCCTTAGCTAACTAA